Within Gammaproteobacteria bacterium, the genomic segment CGGAGGGAACATCTGCTATTGACCTAAAAGTTTTTTTGCCAGTTCGTTAAAGCTATCTTCAACATTCTCACCCGTTTTGGCGCTTGAATAATGTATCTTTGAAACATATTGGCGAATTTTTTGTAAACTCTCTTCGTTCAGCCGCCATTGATCTTTCAAGTCGCATTTATTGACTAAGCAAATTGCAGGTATGGAATCTAAATCGGGGATGCTTACTTTCTCAAAAATATCAAAAGACTCAGGTTCTGTTCCGTCAAGAACCCATATAATCCCCTGAGTGCCACGGAGGTAATGTTTGTAATGTCCTTCTTGTTCGAACCCGGCGATATCCCAAAGTATCATTGAAATGGAGTCATCATCAATATCAACGGTCTTGGTGGAAATACTGACACCAACAGTGGTTTTATATTTTTCACTAAATTGGTTTTCAATATATTGACGTACCAAGCTGGTTTTTCCAACAGCAAATCTTCCAATGAGACAAACTTTTTTCGCTATTTTCATTGCTCAATATAGGTTTTAAACCTTACAATTTTTTTGCTATCATCAACATCATTGTTGAAATTTTCACATGGAGTTATAGATGTCCGCAAGTGTGATTCTTCAATCATGTTTTCAATAAGCAGGGCTTTAATCGAATCCGCTCGTTGTTGTGAAAATTTATCACTGTTTAGCCCTTGGCAATCACTTTCACCGATAATGGTAATTTGAGAGTTGGGAAATCTGTTTATTAAGGTTTTAATTTGTTCAATCACGGAAAGTAACTCTGAACTATGGCTTTCGGACTCATCAGAAATTACAACAGAATCCCTCTCAATCTGAGATATTATTTTCTCAGTGGAATCAGAGATATCAAGTTGGCTATCTTCAATAGTGACTTCAGGAAACTGTTGTTTGAGTTCAGTTATCAACTTGTTATGAGTAGCTAATTTTGTTGAACCATTAAGGGTTAGTTTGTCTGGCTCAATGTTATATGAAACCCCTTCTAAATTATTATGATTGAGAAGAAACTCTTCAACTTCCATACTGAAGTCGGGTTTAGTAGTATTGCGTATGCTATTGATTCCTGTTACTTTGTTCAGCCTGTCGAAAATGGACTTATAGGAATCATTCGGCAAGTAGCCAGTGAGTGATAAAGTCTTGTGATCAAGATTATAATTGACTTTGGAGTATGGTTTTAAAATGTTATTAATTCTTAAGTCAATAATTTCTTCATCCAATGAGATAAAAGGCTTTGTTTCAAGCTGAATATTGTTTTCTTTTAATTGACTTACATCAGCATCCGGATCGAGCAAACCCTTTGCAACAAAACCATCGCCACTTTTTTTTAGTTCTTGTAAGTAAAGCCCCGGTGTTGAGTTGACGATGTTCTGAGCCTGATTAAATTCAGTGTGTCTTTTATAAGCGAGATAACTTAATCCCGAGATAATCAATAAAAGACCAATGATCCAAGGTACCCAGTTGATTGATTTTTTTTCTTCAGTTATGTTTTTTGTGACCAGATAGGGTCGTAAAAAGTCCTCGATTCCGTCAATACTCTGAAAATTGTTGGTATCTAATAATGAGTCCGAGAAGTTGGAATGAATTTCTTCAATGAGTTTTTGATTGAGCTCTTTAAGTCTTTCAGATGGAGACCCTTTAACAATCATTGCCAAATAAACTTTTGGACCGGTTGCAATCAAAATTTGACTGTCGCCAAAGTCAGCACTCATTAATCCCGAGTCTGTCGATTGAAGTGAATCGCCCACAAAGTCTTTAATCGCTGTCAGCATCGCAGACATGGCGTTTTTGTCTTTAAGGGTTTCCTCTTTTCCTACATGCTGGACTAATAGACCGGTTTCATTATCAATAATGAAGATTTCATTGACCTGATAACGAATTGTTTTTTCAAATACAATTTCCGCAAATGGTATCCCGGTTTTGTAGGATTGCCATCTCCACTTAAGAGCCTTGGCTGAGAATCCAAGCTCTAATGTGCGGTTAATATCGGCTACGAATTGCTTGATACTATTCGTAACTGTTTTACGAATCAGTTGACCCATGATAGGTAAGAGAGAATCAATAATTGATTGCTTGTTCTCAGAAAACGTCTTTGTCACACCATCTTGAATCGGCTTAGCCAATACAATATCAAGTTTGGAGTCTTTTTTCTGTGCTCGCTTTAATGCATTGGCAAGAACCTTTGAAACTTCCTCAGTAAATTGTTCTTCAGAAAGAAGTTTTTTTTTCAGGTTTTCTAGTACTTCAAGCTCTTCTTTGATGAGAAGAGTCTTGAGAACATCTCTTTCCCGGGTCATTTCTAATCGGAAAGGTTGTTTGCCATTTCATTGAGAAGTTTTGCCAAATCATTTCTATGGCTCGCCTGATTGGACAATTTATCAAGCTGGTTCAGAATGTCTGCTTCGGTATCAATTAATTTATTTTCCAGTTTCGATAAATCATCGGAAAGCTTTTTATCGAGCCCTGAATTATCTGATTGTAATTCTTTGTTGATTTTATCGAGCTTATCATTGAGATCTTGTAGAGACTTACTGAAAGTTTTTTCCAATTTTTCGATGGTTTGTTCGATAATTTTTACTTGTTCGCCAAATAGTATATTCCGTATCTGGTCAACAGAGGTGTCCGAAATTTGTGATTTATTCGATTTGTCTGTCATTACTTATCCTTTCATTTGGTTAATAAGCTTATATCCCTGATGATAAACTGAAGCCAGCTTCCAACCATTCGTACCATTTAACATCAGTTTCTTTCTCAGGCGACTGATATGGGTATCAACTGTTCGGGTGCTGATTTCAGAACTTTTCATCCAAATGGACTCAAGAAGCTGGTCACGAGAAATCAACAAGCCTTCATTTTTAAAAAAGTATAAGGCAAGTTCATATTCTTTGTTGGTAAGTGAGATGTTGTTTCCTTTGTAAGAAACTGTATTTGTTAAATTGTTAAAAGTATAAGGAGATGAATCGAAACCATCTTTTTCAGACTCCTCGTCAAGAATTCTGCGACTAACAGCTTTGAGTCTGGCTTTAAGTATTTTTTCGCTAGTGGGTTTGATAATAAAATCATCGGCACCATCGGTTAATGCATTGACGATATCTTTTTCAGAATTTCTTGAGGTTAGAAAAATGATGGGTATATTTCCGTATCGACTGCCTTTAATCCAGTGCAAAACATCCATGCCGCTAATTTTGGGTAAATTCCAGTCAATGAGTAAAATATCCGGAACATCAAAAGAGATTTGCTTGATTAAATCACGCGCCTTCTCGAAAATCGTACACTCATACTCATCACTCAGCCATAGTGAGTACAAATCTGCCTGATCTGAATCATCCTCTAATATAAAGATTTTCATTCCTCTCCCACACTATCTTGTTATTTGACAGTATCATTTATTTACATTATTACAACAACAAATTGATATTGCAAGAAAATAATCATCTCACATAAGCATTTATAAAAATCTGAGGAATTTAATAATTTTCTGTTTTAAAGGTGTAAATGGGGCGCGAATGAGGTGATTAAAATTGATTCTGGATTGATGATAAACAGTTTTAAGATGGCTAAAACTGTTAAAGCCATTCAGTCCATGATAGCTTCCCATGCCGCTTTGACCAACTCCACCGAAAGGTATTCCTTGTTGAACAAATTGAAACAATGTTTCATTGATTGCAACAGATCCTGATAAAGTTTCCCGCAAAACTTTATCTTTAAATCGTTTGTTGTCGCTAAAAATGTATAAGGTTAAAGGGTTATCTCGTGAGTTTATAAAATCAATACTCTCTTCAACAGATTTGACAGAAATGATTGGTAAAATAGGACCAAAAATTTCTTGGTGCATGACTTTGCTATTGGGTTGAGGGTTTACAACAAGAACCGGAGGAAAAACCCCATCATTATTCGGTTCGGGTTTTCCTTGTGGATAGATGCATTGACCCGATGATTCACTATCAGCAACTAGTGAATTCAATCGGTTGAAATGGTTCTGATTGATAATCGCTGTGTATTCAGAGTTGTTTGTTATATCCGGATAACAGCGATTAAACTCTTCAATAATTGCATTTGTGAGCTGTTCAACTTTTGAAGATGAAACTAAAATGTAATCAGGAGCGATACATGTTTGCCCGGCATTGAAAAATTTGCCTCCAACAATACTTTTGGCTGCTTTACCAATATCGTAATCCTCCTCAATGACAACCGGTGATTTTCCACCAAGTTCTAATGTGACAGGAGTGAGATGGCAAGAAGCATTTTCCATAATGATTTTGCCAACAGCTGTAGAACCAGTAAATAGCAAGTGTTTGAATGGTAAACGACTAAATTCCTGGGCAACTTTTAAATCACCAACTGATACCAATACTTCATTTTCATTAAATACAGTTGAAAGCATATCCGCAATTAATTGCGATGTATTGGGTGTCATTTCAGAGGGTTTTATCATAACCCGATTTCCGGCAGCGATTGCTGCAATTAAAGGTGCAATTGCCAAATTGAAAGGGTAGTTCCACGGAGAGATGATTCCTACAACACCAAGGGGTTGGGGAATAATTTCATTCTTGGAAAACAAAAATTTCAAACCTGCCATTTTTGTGCGTGGTCGAGTCCATGATTTCAGATGTTTTAATGTATGGTTGATCTCCTCATTGCAAGTAAATATTTCTGCTAAAATTGTTTCGTTGGCACTTCTTCTGCCAAAGTCTTTATTCAGGGCAACTATCAGGTTTTCTGTATTCTCATTAATAACTTTCTTCAAACTTTTCAGACGATTGATTCGGGTGTTTATATCCAGATTCGGTGCTAAACTGAGTTTTTCAAATTGTTGTTGCGGATTCATAAACTTTCAATCTCTGTTGGTTTTATCTTTTATAAATTGGCAGGCTGATTTCGATAACAGCACCTGTCTCGTCATTATAGGCTTTGATGTTGCCACCATGCTCTTCCACGATTTTTTTGACTATTGCCAGTCCCAATCCCGAACCTCCGGTTTTTGTTGTTTCATAAGGTTCGAATAAATGTTCCATAATTTTTTCACTAAATCCCGGACCATTGTCACTAAGGCGGAGAATTAGCACATTGTCAATAGACTTGCTGATTGACGTTTTAATGGTAATTTTAATATTATTACTTGTCGCACTTTCCTGTGAATTCTTAATCAAATTGGTTAAAAGTTGTGAAAACCGAACCTTGTCAATAAACATAATTGGTTCCGGTTCAATTAAATCAAGGGTGAAGTCAATTCCGGCATTGGATACAAAGTATAAGTCCACCGAATTTTTAATCAGTTGATTGAGCCCTCCCGCTTCACGTTTCAGTTCCGGAGCTTTGGCGTAATCAGAGAATGCATTCACCAGGGTTTTGAGGTTTTCTACTTGTGAAATTATGGTCTGTGTTGCTCTGTCAAGGACGTCTTTATCCTCAGGTGGTAATTTGTTTAAAAATCTGAGTTGTAACCTCTCAGCAGAAAGCTGAATTGGAGTTAATGGATTTTTCACTTCGTGAGCTAATCTTCGTGCAACTTCTGACCATGCGGCATCTCGTTGTGCTTGGTTGATAATCGTTTCATCATCAAATACGACAACAAGCCCGCCTTCGCTTTCTTCTGTCTCATTGTCCGGAATGCGGCTGCCCCTAACAACAAGAATTCTGCGAGTGTTATTATCAATCAGCAAAATCTCCTGATGCCATTCTTCGTTATGGTCTTCGAGTTTAGTCAGTAGCAATTCAACCAAAGGTAATAAACTGCTATTCTTTATCGCTAAAAACTCAATATTTTGATTCAGAATATCTTTATCTTGTAAACCCAGGATTTTTCCGGCAGCTGAATTTGCCATTAGGATTCTTTGCTCGCTATTAATGCTTAATACTCCACTAGAGAGATGGAGCAAGACATTTTGTAAATACCATTTTTGGCTGAGAGCATCTGTTTGTGCTCTATGAGCTAATGCGCTGGAAGCAGCAATTTGTGAGGACATGGTATTGAATGATTTAACTAGGAAGCCAATTTCATCTTTGGAGCTGACAGGGACTTTCTGACTGTAATCTCCTATTGCTATGGAAGCTGTTGCTTTTGAAAGCAGGCTGATTGGTGCTACCAAGTTACGAGCTGACGAGAAAGCTCTGATGAGTGCTAGCAAAGTACTAAGTAATAAAACCAATCCCAAAATGATACTGAATGATTTTTTTAGTTGTTCCCGTTGATATTTTTGTTGGTTGTAATCCATCAAAGCAACTTCAATACTGTTTGCAAGAGCATTGTATTCAGGATTGATAGTGAAAATGCCTTGTAAAAATCTATAACTAGAAGTGATTTTTAATTCATTATCAAAACGTACCAAAGTCCGTATTTGCAATTGATTACCCGATTTACCCGGTTCGATTCGAGTGAAGTTCAAACCACTTCTGGCATCTCGAATAGCTGATAATGGTGGTGAGTCCGAGGACAAATCAAAAATGTCGGAATTGGCTTGATAAATAATTTTTTCACTTGCTGATATCAAAGTCAGGCTATAGGCGGTTGATTCCTCAAGATATTTGTCGAGGTAAATTGCCTGTCTGGGCTCATCAATTTCTCCCAGTTTTTGTGCTATGTTCTTTGTTTGTGCCAGTGCTTGTTTCGTTTGAACTTCGAGAAAAATTTGCCCCAATTTGAGTGAATCATTAAGTGCCTTATCCGTTTTGGTGTCGAACCACGAATCGATATAACTGTTTAAAAACTGAGTTGAAAAAATGTAAACAATCAAGACCGGAGGCAACGATAAAAAGATGAATGTTGAAACCATTCTCGAAGTAAGTTTAATCCCCGGTTCTTTATTTTTCCTTTTAATAAACAGCCAGACAAGTCTTTGAATGATGATAATTGAAAGAATCACCACTGCAAGAATAGAAGCGCCAAATAGCCAAAGATAAATTCGATTAAACTGTTCTGCACCTTTTACGGCTTCACCAAGTAAATAAAGAGAAAACAGCAGTATTCCGATAAGCAATAAAATCAGAATGTTTTTGTAAATTGTTCTGTATTTGGAGAGCTTGTTCAAATTAATTAACCTTCCGTTGAAACCATTCCGTATTAATATCCCAGTCGTCATCAAAGAGAACAGGGAGTTGCATTGCTGTTGGTAAAGCACCTTTATCAAGTACAATTCGACACTTGACAAAAACATCAGAATTATCAGCTTGATTAAACTCAAAGTTGATTAGTTTCTCAAACTCAATCCATAAATCATCAAAGTTATTGAAACTCAACTGTTCATTGGTGTCTCTATTCTTAACGACATAGAGTTTGCTCATTATGAAATAGTAAGCTTCAAGATTAACTTTCTGTGACTCCAGTGTTTCATCAAACCACCAATTTTTTTCTATAAAAGTTTCGGCTTTGGCAATAAACTGAATTCTGATGCCATTGTCTATAGCTTCTTTAATTTTATCGGATACTTGGAAGTTGATTGTTGGATTTACTATTAGCTTTGAGCTTTTAGAAACAGTGTTTAATAAAATGATATTGTTCTTTGCAAGAGCTATGGAACAATAAAATATAATAAAAAAGATGAATATTCCGATAAAAAATGATTCGGACTTATGTTTAAAAATTTGGTTCAGCTTGTGCATTTTTTCAAACAACAATAATAAAAACCATCCATATCCAATGTACCGGTAAGGATTTGTATGCCGTATTGGCAACTTTCAGCAAACGGATAGTTTAACTTGATTTCCTTGAATTGAGGGTGTCTTTGCAGGAAATTTTTAATTTGTTCAGAGTTTTCACATCGGAAAACCGAACAGGTTGCATATAGTATGACTCCATCATCGGCTACTATTTTTGCCATTTCATCAAGTAAAGTTTGTTGAGTATGAATAATATTTTCTAAATCTTCCGAACTTCTTTGAAATTTAATATCCGGTTGACGACGGACAATTCCTGATGCACTGCATGGAGCATCCAACAGTATCTTATTGTACTTATCACCATTAAACCATTGACCTGATTGTGAAGCATCTGCAACGAGCACATTTGCTGAAAGTTTGAGTCTTTCAAGGTTTTGGTGAATTTTTTTTGCCCGATTTGGAAAAATTTCTAAAGCATCCAGTTGAACATTCGGGTTGAGTTCAAGAATGTGTCCTGTTTTTCCACCGGGTGCTGCACAG encodes:
- a CDS encoding DUF4390 domain-containing protein is translated as MHKLNQIFKHKSESFFIGIFIFFIIFYCSIALAKNNIILLNTVSKSSKLIVNPTINFQVSDKIKEAIDNGIRIQFIAKAETFIEKNWWFDETLESQKVNLEAYYFIMSKLYVVKNRDTNEQLSFNNFDDLWIEFEKLINFEFNQADNSDVFVKCRIVLDKGALPTAMQLPVLFDDDWDINTEWFQRKVN
- a CDS encoding aldehyde dehydrogenase family protein, translated to MNPQQQFEKLSLAPNLDINTRINRLKSLKKVINENTENLIVALNKDFGRRSANETILAEIFTCNEEINHTLKHLKSWTRPRTKMAGLKFLFSKNEIIPQPLGVVGIISPWNYPFNLAIAPLIAAIAAGNRVMIKPSEMTPNTSQLIADMLSTVFNENEVLVSVGDLKVAQEFSRLPFKHLLFTGSTAVGKIIMENASCHLTPVTLELGGKSPVVIEEDYDIGKAAKSIVGGKFFNAGQTCIAPDYILVSSSKVEQLTNAIIEEFNRCYPDITNNSEYTAIINQNHFNRLNSLVADSESSGQCIYPQGKPEPNNDGVFPPVLVVNPQPNSKVMHQEIFGPILPIISVKSVEESIDFINSRDNPLTLYIFSDNKRFKDKVLRETLSGSVAINETLFQFVQQGIPFGGVGQSGMGSYHGLNGFNSFSHLKTVYHQSRINFNHLIRAPFTPLKQKIIKFLRFL
- a CDS encoding ATP-binding protein, whose protein sequence is MNKLSKYRTIYKNILILLLIGILLFSLYLLGEAVKGAEQFNRIYLWLFGASILAVVILSIIIIQRLVWLFIKRKNKEPGIKLTSRMVSTFIFLSLPPVLIVYIFSTQFLNSYIDSWFDTKTDKALNDSLKLGQIFLEVQTKQALAQTKNIAQKLGEIDEPRQAIYLDKYLEESTAYSLTLISASEKIIYQANSDIFDLSSDSPPLSAIRDARSGLNFTRIEPGKSGNQLQIRTLVRFDNELKITSSYRFLQGIFTINPEYNALANSIEVALMDYNQQKYQREQLKKSFSIILGLVLLLSTLLALIRAFSSARNLVAPISLLSKATASIAIGDYSQKVPVSSKDEIGFLVKSFNTMSSQIAASSALAHRAQTDALSQKWYLQNVLLHLSSGVLSINSEQRILMANSAAGKILGLQDKDILNQNIEFLAIKNSSLLPLVELLLTKLEDHNEEWHQEILLIDNNTRRILVVRGSRIPDNETEESEGGLVVVFDDETIINQAQRDAAWSEVARRLAHEVKNPLTPIQLSAERLQLRFLNKLPPEDKDVLDRATQTIISQVENLKTLVNAFSDYAKAPELKREAGGLNQLIKNSVDLYFVSNAGIDFTLDLIEPEPIMFIDKVRFSQLLTNLIKNSQESATSNNIKITIKTSISKSIDNVLILRLSDNGPGFSEKIMEHLFEPYETTKTGGSGLGLAIVKKIVEEHGGNIKAYNDETGAVIEISLPIYKR
- a CDS encoding response regulator transcription factor → MKIFILEDDSDQADLYSLWLSDEYECTIFEKARDLIKQISFDVPDILLIDWNLPKISGMDVLHWIKGSRYGNIPIIFLTSRNSEKDIVNALTDGADDFIIKPTSEKILKARLKAVSRRILDEESEKDGFDSSPYTFNNLTNTVSYKGNNISLTNKEYELALYFFKNEGLLISRDQLLESIWMKSSEISTRTVDTHISRLRKKLMLNGTNGWKLASVYHQGYKLINQMKG
- a CDS encoding Rab family GTPase, which gives rise to MKIAKKVCLIGRFAVGKTSLVRQYIENQFSEKYKTTVGVSISTKTVDIDDDSISMILWDIAGFEQEGHYKHYLRGTQGIIWVLDGTEPESFDIFEKVSIPDLDSIPAICLVNKCDLKDQWRLNEESLQKIRQYVSKIHYSSAKTGENVEDSFNELAKKLLGQ